Proteins encoded within one genomic window of Argiope bruennichi chromosome 7, qqArgBrue1.1, whole genome shotgun sequence:
- the LOC129976440 gene encoding uncharacterized protein LOC129976440 has product MDSFELSLESNEILNLCYLRLEEKDAIKENKECSRSIEVDIIQTRVWLLNGTILLVLGALVLTYSLLQKNAYGSFFVALCLHLFSLSFIITGCGCILNVWFLIKSRNKIVLNATTGQKRSVLFFQVIRQIVCPTLKSSVFQNAMNGIESTKT; this is encoded by the exons atggattcgTTTGAGCTGTCTCTGgaaagcaatgaaattttaaatctatgttaTTTACGATTGGAAGAAAAAGAtgctattaaagaaaataaagaatgttcTAGAAGC aTTGAAGTAGATATTATCCAAACAAGAGTATGGCTGTTGAATGGAACCATATTGTTAGTTTTAGGAGCATTGGTTCTCACATATTCTTTGCTTCAGAAAAATGCATACGGTAGTTTTTTTGTGGCTTTATGTCTACATCTCTTCTCCTTGTCTTTTATAATAACT gGCTGTGGCTGCATTTTGAATGTCTGGTTCTTAATAAAATCAAGAAACAAAATTGTTCTGAATGCTACCACGGGACAAAAGAGAAGTGTACTCTTTTTTCAAGTTATAAGACAAATTGTTTGTCCGACGTTAAAATCCTCTgtttttcaaaatgcaatgaaTGGTATTGAATCCACGAAAACCTGA